In Desulfovibrio sp. UCD-KL4C, a single genomic region encodes these proteins:
- the uvrB gene encoding excinuclease ABC subunit UvrB yields MSAKFELVSDFTLKGDQPEAVKQLIENLGHGVKDQVLLGATGTGKTFTMANVISELNRPALVMAPNKTLAAQLFNEFKALFPHNAVEYFVSYYDYYQPEAYLPHSDTFIEKDSSINDDIDKLRHSATHALLTRRDVIIVASVSCIYGLGSPEFYARMIIPIEEGQDFSMEKLMDRLIEVQYVRNDYDFHRGTFRVRGDVIEIIPAYSREQALRIEFFGDEIDSILETDPLTGEVTGRRRKTVIYPASHFVSDKDNLERAVEDIRVELFDTLNNYKQQNKFVEAQRIEQRTMYDLEMIEEVGYCSGIENYSRHLDGRKEGDPPATLIHYFPDDFILFMDESHIAVPQVGAMYNGDRSRKTTLVNFGFRLPSALDNRPLCFDEFLEKVGQTVYVSATPGPWEIDKAQGLVVEQIIRPTGLLDPVVEVRPSKGQMDDLLAECKVREGRNERVLITTLTKRMSEDLTEYFNQMGVDAKYLHSDIDTMERMAIIQSLRAGEFTALVGINLLREGLDIPEVSLVAILDADKEGFLRSNRSLIQTFGRAARNSDGLVILYADRVTNSMRTAMDETSRRRLKQIEYNTENGITPQTIRKSLDNMLGNLYSTNISDEKAKIAAEELSEFGFDPVKIEKMVRKLEKEMRKYAGELEFEKAAELRDRIQRLREKLITLG; encoded by the coding sequence ATGTCAGCAAAATTTGAGCTTGTCAGTGACTTTACATTAAAAGGTGATCAGCCGGAAGCTGTGAAGCAACTTATAGAAAATCTTGGGCACGGCGTTAAAGATCAAGTTCTTCTTGGCGCTACAGGGACTGGAAAGACATTTACCATGGCAAATGTTATTAGCGAGCTGAATCGTCCGGCACTTGTAATGGCGCCTAATAAAACGTTGGCAGCTCAGCTTTTTAATGAGTTTAAAGCTCTGTTTCCTCACAACGCCGTAGAGTACTTTGTCAGTTATTATGATTATTACCAACCGGAAGCATACCTTCCTCACTCTGACACTTTTATTGAAAAAGATTCCTCGATTAATGATGATATTGATAAACTCAGGCATTCTGCAACACATGCTTTACTTACGCGGCGTGATGTTATCATTGTTGCTTCTGTTTCGTGTATCTACGGTCTAGGTTCTCCTGAATTCTATGCACGCATGATAATTCCTATCGAAGAAGGGCAGGATTTTTCTATGGAAAAGCTCATGGATCGGCTGATAGAAGTTCAATATGTTAGAAATGATTATGACTTCCATCGCGGAACATTTAGAGTTCGTGGTGATGTCATTGAAATTATTCCTGCCTACAGCCGTGAGCAGGCTTTGAGGATAGAATTTTTTGGCGATGAAATTGATTCTATTTTGGAAACTGATCCTCTGACCGGTGAAGTTACAGGGCGCAGGCGTAAAACCGTTATTTATCCGGCAAGTCACTTTGTATCGGACAAAGATAATCTTGAAAGAGCTGTTGAAGATATCCGAGTTGAACTTTTTGATACGCTTAATAATTATAAACAGCAGAACAAATTTGTTGAAGCGCAGCGTATTGAACAGAGAACAATGTATGATCTAGAAATGATTGAAGAAGTTGGATATTGTAGCGGAATTGAAAATTATTCACGTCATTTAGATGGACGTAAAGAGGGTGATCCTCCGGCAACATTGATTCATTATTTCCCGGATGATTTTATACTTTTTATGGATGAATCACATATTGCCGTACCGCAGGTCGGCGCAATGTATAATGGAGATCGTTCCAGAAAAACAACTCTGGTAAATTTTGGATTCAGGCTTCCCTCAGCCCTTGATAATCGTCCACTTTGTTTTGATGAATTTTTAGAAAAAGTCGGGCAGACCGTTTATGTTTCGGCAACACCCGGGCCTTGGGAAATTGATAAAGCGCAAGGACTTGTCGTTGAACAAATTATCCGCCCTACAGGTCTGCTTGATCCTGTGGTTGAAGTTCGTCCATCAAAAGGGCAAATGGATGACTTGCTTGCAGAATGTAAAGTTCGGGAGGGCCGAAATGAACGTGTGCTTATCACGACTCTTACTAAAAGAATGTCGGAAGATCTGACAGAGTATTTTAATCAGATGGGAGTTGATGCTAAGTATCTTCATTCTGATATTGATACTATGGAGCGCATGGCTATTATTCAGTCTTTGCGTGCCGGTGAATTTACAGCTTTGGTTGGTATAAATCTGCTTAGAGAAGGTCTAGATATTCCTGAAGTTTCTTTAGTTGCAATACTTGATGCGGATAAGGAAGGTTTTTTGAGATCGAATCGTTCTTTGATTCAGACCTTTGGTAGAGCCGCTCGTAACTCAGATGGTTTAGTAATCCTTTATGCTGACAGAGTTACCAACTCTATGCGGACAGCTATGGATGAAACTTCACGTAGACGGCTTAAGCAGATAGAGTACAACACTGAGAATGGTATAACTCCGCAAACAATACGTAAATCACTGGATAATATGCTCGGAAATCTGTATTCTACTAATATTTCCGATGAAAAAGCTAAGATTGCTGCAGAAGAACTTTCCGAGTTCGGATTTGATCCTGTTAAAATTGAAAAAATGGTCCGTAAACTTGAAAAAGAAATGCGTAAATATGCAGGCGAGCTTGAATTTGAAAAAGCTGCTGAACTTAGAGATCGTATACAGCGTTTACGTGAAAAACTTATTACTCTGGGGTAA
- a CDS encoding TrkA family potassium uptake protein, translating into MKSKSVYVRMLNLRREFGIFWGVAAGCIYMLLVFIGGILGYMWIEGWNFLNSFYMVVITLSTVGFMEVLPLSENGRIMTSLLILGGVGGFAYLIGAFSQLLVEGRLQAILGRRRMQNTIGKFKNHIIVCGYGRIGAIVAEEVLNEGLDLVVIESDPDLIVQMEAAGITCLEGDATKDGTLKLAGLDRAKSLITALSDEAANVYVTLIARQFSSKVNIIARGNNKTSISRLEFAGADRVVLPHTIGGIRMAQSVLRPTVTNFLDIAIRGKIDLQMEELFVTDKSEFVGQDLIESQIRPRFNLIIIAIRKNTGDMVFNPGPKEVIESRDTLLTVGKISDLSAIQKIL; encoded by the coding sequence ATGAAATCCAAATCCGTATATGTAAGAATGCTTAACCTTAGACGCGAATTCGGTATATTCTGGGGGGTCGCTGCTGGTTGTATTTATATGCTGCTGGTCTTTATTGGTGGTATTTTGGGGTATATGTGGATTGAAGGGTGGAATTTTTTAAATAGTTTTTACATGGTTGTAATTACTCTATCAACTGTTGGATTTATGGAGGTTTTACCTCTATCTGAAAACGGAAGAATTATGACCTCGCTGTTAATTCTCGGCGGAGTCGGTGGTTTTGCTTATTTGATCGGAGCTTTTTCACAATTATTAGTTGAAGGACGTTTGCAAGCTATTCTCGGGAGACGCAGAATGCAGAATACAATCGGAAAATTTAAAAATCATATTATTGTCTGTGGATACGGCAGAATCGGTGCAATTGTAGCTGAAGAAGTTTTGAACGAAGGGCTTGATCTCGTTGTCATTGAGAGCGATCCAGATCTAATCGTTCAAATGGAAGCTGCGGGGATAACCTGTCTTGAAGGTGATGCGACTAAAGATGGAACATTGAAATTAGCAGGGCTTGATAGAGCGAAGTCTCTTATCACTGCCTTGTCAGATGAGGCTGCTAATGTTTATGTGACTTTGATTGCTCGTCAGTTCAGCTCAAAAGTTAATATTATTGCACGCGGTAATAATAAGACCAGTATCTCACGACTTGAATTTGCCGGAGCAGACAGGGTTGTACTTCCGCATACAATCGGTGGAATACGTATGGCTCAGTCTGTGCTGCGTCCAACTGTTACAAACTTTCTTGATATTGCCATACGTGGAAAGATTGATCTGCAAATGGAAGAACTTTTTGTCACAGATAAATCTGAATTTGTTGGTCAGGATTTAATAGAATCTCAAATCCGTCCTCGTTTTAATTTGATCATTATTGCTATTAGGAAAAATACTGGAGATATGGTTTTTAACCCTGGTCCGAAAGAAGTTATTGAATCCCGGGATACTCTTTTGACTGTAGGTAAAATTTCTGATCTGTCAGCTATTCAGAAGATTTTGTAG
- a CDS encoding BRCT domain-containing protein, which yields MKKTDEKKIEELVKRLEKHNDDYRRGMPTTSDARYDELTEALRDVAPEHPYLTKVEPENFSNKVEIRHPKPMLSTEKAYTVEELERFVQRVEKEAKSLGIQKIEYRVTPKLDGLAARDDGKIFATRGNGEVGYEISSAFAKGVIAVGGRGQGVGEIVCSQDYFDEHLSDIFEHPRNMVVGIITSDNVNEASKQALQDEAIRFVPYSTLPKKVVDGKELVRNVWKITDELWEQAGYPLDGMVAEVTDVRLQEVLGSTAHHYRWQIAIKKKGESAVTTVNDIRWQVGRMGAVTPVMEVEPVSVSGATISNVTAHNAGMLRDHSIGKGAVIRIIRSGEVIPKLEEVIKPAVFVELPTNCPSCNAKLFWQNDFLKCPDFNCSARAEQRLEYWFKTLGNADWFGKKTIARLVTAGRSSLESVYTMGEEDFVKLGFGPVQSSNLAEAIYISRTKETDDWRFLAAFGIPDLGKADSRKLLGHFKLENIISVKQADLAEIHGFGAITSYSVTAGIEAIKETILHMLEFNFNLRRTPLESETKSVESPVSSKGIVFTGKMVQGSREDMQAMARRLGANVQTSVTGKTDFLVCGSNVGDKKMEAAKAKGVTVMTESEFMDIVSND from the coding sequence GTGAAAAAAACAGACGAAAAAAAGATTGAAGAGCTTGTAAAAAGACTCGAAAAGCATAATGACGATTATCGCCGCGGCATGCCTACTACAAGTGATGCCAGATATGATGAATTAACTGAGGCATTACGTGACGTTGCTCCTGAGCACCCCTATCTTACGAAAGTAGAACCTGAAAATTTTAGCAATAAGGTTGAAATTAGGCATCCTAAACCGATGCTATCAACAGAAAAAGCTTATACAGTTGAAGAGCTTGAAAGGTTTGTCCAAAGAGTTGAGAAGGAAGCTAAATCGCTTGGTATTCAAAAAATTGAATATAGAGTTACTCCTAAACTTGATGGTCTTGCTGCTCGTGATGATGGGAAGATTTTTGCTACACGCGGTAATGGTGAAGTCGGATACGAAATTTCTAGTGCATTTGCCAAAGGCGTAATTGCGGTAGGCGGACGTGGGCAGGGCGTTGGTGAAATCGTGTGCAGTCAGGATTATTTTGACGAACATCTTTCAGATATTTTCGAACACCCGCGCAATATGGTTGTCGGTATTATTACTTCTGATAACGTAAATGAAGCTTCAAAACAGGCTTTACAGGACGAAGCTATCCGCTTTGTTCCTTACAGCACACTGCCCAAAAAAGTTGTTGATGGTAAAGAGCTTGTCCGTAATGTCTGGAAGATTACAGATGAGTTATGGGAACAGGCAGGCTATCCGCTTGACGGAATGGTTGCCGAAGTCACTGACGTACGGTTGCAGGAAGTCCTTGGGTCTACCGCTCATCACTATAGATGGCAGATTGCCATTAAAAAGAAGGGGGAGTCTGCTGTAACCACTGTTAACGATATTCGCTGGCAGGTTGGTCGTATGGGAGCTGTTACACCTGTTATGGAGGTAGAGCCTGTTTCGGTTTCAGGCGCAACAATCAGCAACGTTACGGCTCATAATGCTGGAATGTTAAGGGATCACTCCATAGGTAAAGGCGCAGTGATTCGAATTATTCGCAGCGGTGAAGTTATTCCGAAGCTTGAAGAAGTTATCAAACCTGCTGTTTTTGTAGAGCTTCCAACAAATTGCCCTTCGTGTAATGCTAAACTTTTTTGGCAGAATGATTTTTTGAAATGCCCTGATTTTAACTGTTCGGCCAGAGCGGAACAGCGTCTTGAATATTGGTTTAAAACGCTTGGAAATGCTGATTGGTTTGGTAAAAAAACTATTGCCAGACTTGTAACAGCCGGGCGTAGTTCTCTTGAGTCTGTTTACACAATGGGTGAAGAAGATTTCGTTAAACTGGGTTTTGGTCCTGTTCAATCTTCTAATCTGGCAGAAGCGATCTATATCAGCCGTACTAAAGAAACTGATGATTGGAGATTCCTAGCCGCATTTGGTATACCTGACCTTGGAAAAGCTGATAGCCGCAAGTTACTTGGTCATTTTAAGCTTGAAAATATTATTTCTGTAAAACAGGCTGACCTTGCTGAAATCCATGGTTTCGGAGCCATTACCAGCTATTCTGTTACTGCTGGGATTGAAGCTATTAAAGAAACCATTTTGCATATGCTTGAATTCAATTTTAATTTACGCCGTACGCCGCTTGAAAGTGAAACAAAAAGCGTTGAAAGCCCCGTAAGTAGTAAAGGAATAGTCTTTACAGGCAAGATGGTTCAAGGCTCTCGTGAGGACATGCAAGCTATGGCTCGAAGACTTGGAGCCAACGTGCAGACATCTGTTACCGGAAAGACTGATTTTCTTGTTTGTGGAAGCAACGTAGGTGATAAGAAGATGGAAGCCGCCAAAGCCAAGGGTGTTACGGTTATGACCGAAAGTGAATTTATGGATATAGTCAGCAACGATTGA
- the dapB gene encoding 4-hydroxy-tetrahydrodipicolinate reductase has protein sequence MTDIVIIGAKGRMGASLVRLVQESDEFKLAAVMERSGCEKGLDTLGCVCGTSPEEVLVKVPGAVIIDFTAPAATLKLLETASITGNPVVIGTTGMTAEDLAKVDEYAKKIPVFLAPNMSVGVNVLLKILPELVRMLGSDYDLEMTEIHHNKKVDSPSGTALKLAECMAEARGLVYDEIKKHGRDGIVGARTKDEMGVMAVRGGDVVGDHTAYFFGPGERIEVTHRAHSRDTFAQGALRAASWLATQTPGKVYNMADIF, from the coding sequence ATGACTGACATAGTAATTATCGGAGCAAAAGGCCGGATGGGTGCATCATTGGTGCGTCTTGTTCAGGAAAGTGATGAGTTTAAGCTCGCGGCTGTAATGGAACGTTCAGGATGTGAAAAAGGTCTTGATACCTTAGGGTGTGTCTGCGGGACTTCTCCTGAAGAAGTTCTGGTTAAAGTTCCGGGCGCGGTTATTATCGACTTTACAGCTCCTGCGGCAACTTTAAAATTGCTTGAGACTGCTTCCATTACCGGCAATCCGGTTGTAATTGGAACTACAGGTATGACAGCTGAAGATCTGGCGAAAGTCGACGAATACGCAAAGAAAATTCCTGTATTCCTTGCTCCTAATATGAGTGTCGGTGTAAATGTTCTGCTGAAAATTTTGCCGGAACTTGTACGTATGCTGGGATCTGATTATGATCTTGAAATGACCGAAATTCATCATAATAAAAAGGTTGACTCACCAAGCGGAACAGCTCTTAAACTGGCTGAGTGCATGGCAGAAGCCAGAGGTCTTGTTTATGATGAAATTAAAAAGCATGGACGTGACGGTATTGTCGGCGCAAGAACAAAGGACGAAATGGGCGTAATGGCTGTTCGCGGTGGAGATGTTGTAGGCGATCATACTGCTTATTTCTTTGGTCCTGGGGAACGGATTGAAGTTACTCATCGTGCGCACTCCCGCGATACTTTCGCACAAGGTGCATTAAGAGCTGCGTCATGGCTTGCTACCCAGACTCCCGGCAAAGTCTATAATATGGCTGATATTTTTTAA
- a CDS encoding potassium transporter Kup, whose amino-acid sequence MTENKKSSRNIALSLGALGVVFGDIGTSPLYALKACFSGYHAIPLTQANVLGVLSLIIWSLFVVISLKYVTFVMAADNKGEGGIFALYELVRQSKGTKTASVMLISSLIGGALLYGDGVITPAISVLSAIEGLDVATTLAHDYITLISCVILLVLFAFQSSGTDKIGRLFGPIMMVWFAVMGFFGALSMLDNPIVLEAFSPLHGVRFFTENGLAGTLVLGAVVLCVTGGEALFADMGHFGRKPITLAWYFVALPSLLLNYLGQGALLINNPKLIAYPFFSLFPKAIIFPIVGLATMAAIIASQAIISGAFSLTSQAVHLGFIPRIRIFQTSELNSGQVYVSSINWIMAALSIFLVVSFKHSEELAGAYGIAITGTMVITTYLFWFYLRNIKKWNIVLSLLLISFFACFDLGFLIVNFTKISGGGWFPILLAAIVAYIMYVWLWGRKEVYGHIMDKGLRITDLESEIEKHMLAKIPGEAVFLTASNFIPLAFLQHLRRNKVVPEKLVFLQVETQNEPYVDSGKRISVKKLKNNISWVTVSYGFMEKPNVPVAIFQAWNQIAVSQDECNYYVGKVFIKYNPERDDNKLKRKLFILLSSISNNPVDYFKIPEDLVVTIGTGVKL is encoded by the coding sequence ATGACTGAAAATAAAAAATCTTCACGTAATATTGCGCTGTCGTTAGGAGCCTTAGGGGTTGTTTTCGGTGATATCGGAACAAGCCCACTTTACGCTTTAAAAGCATGTTTTAGCGGGTATCACGCCATTCCACTAACCCAAGCTAATGTACTTGGGGTACTATCGCTTATTATCTGGTCGCTTTTTGTGGTGATCAGTCTTAAATATGTAACCTTTGTAATGGCTGCAGATAATAAAGGCGAAGGTGGAATCTTTGCTCTTTATGAGTTGGTAAGACAAAGTAAAGGTACTAAGACCGCATCTGTTATGCTTATTTCCTCTTTGATCGGCGGAGCCTTGCTCTATGGTGACGGTGTTATTACTCCGGCTATTTCTGTACTTTCAGCCATTGAGGGACTTGATGTCGCAACCACCTTAGCTCACGATTATATAACTTTAATTTCATGTGTCATTCTTCTTGTTCTATTTGCTTTTCAGAGTAGCGGAACTGATAAAATAGGGCGTTTGTTTGGGCCCATAATGATGGTTTGGTTTGCGGTTATGGGATTTTTCGGAGCTCTTTCAATGCTGGATAATCCAATAGTATTAGAAGCTTTCAGTCCGTTACACGGGGTCAGGTTCTTTACCGAGAATGGTCTTGCCGGAACACTTGTTCTCGGGGCGGTTGTTTTATGTGTTACCGGAGGAGAGGCTTTATTTGCTGATATGGGACATTTCGGACGAAAACCCATTACTTTAGCATGGTATTTTGTGGCATTGCCTAGTCTTTTGCTAAATTATTTAGGGCAGGGTGCACTGTTAATAAATAATCCAAAGTTGATAGCTTATCCCTTTTTTAGCTTATTCCCAAAAGCAATAATTTTTCCGATTGTCGGACTTGCCACAATGGCTGCGATAATTGCCTCACAGGCTATTATATCAGGTGCTTTTTCATTGACTTCTCAGGCTGTTCATCTGGGTTTTATACCGCGCATACGCATTTTTCAAACATCAGAGCTTAATTCCGGGCAGGTTTATGTATCATCCATTAACTGGATTATGGCTGCGCTCAGTATCTTTTTAGTGGTTTCTTTCAAACATTCAGAAGAGCTTGCCGGAGCATACGGGATAGCAATTACCGGAACTATGGTTATTACTACATATCTTTTCTGGTTCTATCTAAGGAATATTAAAAAGTGGAATATTGTCCTTTCACTGTTGCTGATTAGTTTTTTTGCATGCTTTGACTTAGGCTTTTTAATTGTCAATTTTACAAAAATTAGTGGCGGAGGTTGGTTTCCAATTCTACTCGCTGCTATTGTAGCTTACATAATGTATGTGTGGTTGTGGGGCCGGAAAGAAGTATATGGTCATATTATGGATAAAGGGTTGCGCATTACTGATCTTGAGTCTGAAATAGAAAAACATATGCTTGCTAAAATTCCAGGAGAGGCTGTATTCCTAACAGCTTCTAATTTTATTCCACTTGCTTTTTTACAACACCTGAGAAGAAATAAAGTCGTTCCAGAAAAATTAGTTTTTTTGCAGGTAGAGACACAAAATGAGCCTTATGTTGATTCAGGTAAGCGAATTTCTGTCAAAAAACTTAAGAATAATATCTCGTGGGTAACAGTTTCATATGGTTTTATGGAAAAACCTAATGTGCCGGTAGCCATTTTTCAGGCGTGGAATCAGATAGCTGTCAGCCAAGATGAATGTAATTACTATGTAGGGAAGGTTTTTATAAAGTATAATCCGGAGCGTGATGACAATAAACTTAAACGGAAATTGTTTATTCTTTTAAGTTCAATTTCAAATAATCCTGTAGATTATTTTAAAATACCTGAAGATCTAGTTGTTACAATAGGCACTGGAGTTAAGCTGTAG
- a CDS encoding Hpt domain-containing protein, producing the protein MASTKKEFLKKLFAVFLRDEPARVIQIREALESGKMDDLKYLAHSLKGAAATMGADRVREACLHLEHSARDGNTEQACKDMFVIEDEMKSVYKFMAEFLQ; encoded by the coding sequence ATGGCATCCACTAAAAAAGAGTTTTTAAAAAAACTTTTTGCAGTATTCCTTCGTGACGAACCAGCCAGAGTAATACAAATCAGAGAAGCCCTAGAAAGCGGCAAAATGGATGACCTGAAGTATCTTGCTCACTCATTAAAAGGTGCCGCAGCAACCATGGGCGCCGATAGAGTCAGGGAGGCCTGTCTTCATCTTGAACATAGTGCACGAGACGGTAATACCGAGCAAGCATGCAAAGACATGTTCGTCATAGAAGATGAAATGAAATCAGTTTATAAATTTATGGCTGAATTTCTCCAGTAA
- a CDS encoding ACT domain-containing protein gives MKCDQLSIFLENRSGRLAEVTRLLSEAKVNIRALSLADTSDFGILRLIVSDFDKAQTTLKDAGFTVGKTTVVAVIVGDQPGGLHNLLEMLRNASINVEYMYAFVQQSGDHAVIIFRFDRTDQAIELLTEHKIKMIPSDKLSKL, from the coding sequence ATGAAATGTGATCAACTCTCTATATTCCTTGAAAATCGTTCCGGAAGACTTGCAGAAGTTACAAGACTCCTTAGCGAAGCCAAAGTTAATATCCGCGCTCTTTCTCTCGCCGACACTTCAGACTTCGGAATCTTAAGACTAATAGTTTCTGACTTTGATAAAGCCCAGACAACTTTAAAAGATGCCGGGTTTACTGTGGGTAAAACAACTGTTGTCGCAGTCATTGTCGGCGATCAGCCTGGAGGACTTCACAACCTTCTGGAGATGCTGAGAAATGCAAGTATTAATGTTGAATACATGTACGCATTTGTTCAACAAAGCGGAGACCACGCTGTTATTATTTTCCGTTTTGATCGCACAGATCAGGCGATTGAGCTACTAACAGAGCATAAAATAAAAATGATCCCCAGCGATAAACTTTCTAAGTTGTAA
- a CDS encoding phenylacetate--CoA ligase family protein, with protein MIFDIDKETMPREELEALQLKRLKQLCERVYANVPFYKNKFKELGITPEDIKSLSDIKKLPFTEKQDLRNHYPYGLFAVSRENIVRIHSSSGTTGKATVVGYTKRDITNWAGMMARSFAMAGLTPEDCIHNAYGYGLFTGGLGAHYGAEALGATILPVSGGGTRRQVMLLKDFGSTGICCTPSYALFLHETGKEMGVDFRELPLKVGIFGAEPWTEAMRREIEDKLTIKALDIYGLSEIMGPGVAMECAEAQDGLHIMEDHFLPEIINPETGEPAQPGEVGELVITTLTKEGIPLIRYRTRDLTKINYTPCRCGRTLARMQRVTGRSDDMLIIRGVNVFPSQIESILIETDGVSPHYLLEIHREGNLDILTVKVEIAGTSFSDEIKNLQSLERKIQRNIKEFLGVTAYIKLVEPKSIERSVGKAKRILDLRNQNQ; from the coding sequence ATGATCTTCGATATAGATAAAGAAACAATGCCTAGAGAAGAATTGGAAGCACTTCAACTCAAACGCCTTAAACAGCTTTGCGAACGAGTTTACGCTAATGTACCATTTTACAAAAATAAGTTTAAAGAACTTGGCATTACCCCTGAAGACATCAAATCTCTTTCAGATATAAAAAAACTTCCGTTTACAGAAAAACAAGATCTTCGTAATCATTATCCTTACGGCCTCTTCGCAGTTTCTCGTGAAAATATTGTGAGAATTCATTCCTCTTCCGGTACAACCGGAAAAGCTACTGTCGTAGGTTACACCAAACGGGACATCACAAACTGGGCTGGTATGATGGCCCGCTCGTTTGCAATGGCCGGACTAACTCCCGAAGATTGCATTCATAACGCATACGGCTACGGTTTATTTACAGGTGGGCTGGGAGCACATTACGGAGCAGAAGCTCTCGGTGCTACAATCCTTCCGGTTTCAGGCGGAGGAACAAGACGACAGGTAATGCTTTTAAAAGATTTCGGGTCAACGGGTATTTGCTGTACTCCATCGTATGCTCTTTTCCTGCATGAAACCGGAAAAGAAATGGGCGTTGATTTCAGAGAATTACCACTCAAAGTAGGTATTTTTGGAGCCGAGCCGTGGACAGAAGCCATGCGCCGCGAAATTGAAGACAAATTAACCATCAAAGCTCTCGATATTTACGGTCTATCTGAAATTATGGGACCAGGTGTTGCAATGGAATGTGCTGAAGCACAGGACGGCCTGCATATCATGGAAGATCATTTCCTACCCGAAATAATCAATCCTGAAACAGGTGAGCCTGCCCAGCCCGGTGAAGTCGGTGAACTAGTTATCACTACCCTCACAAAAGAAGGTATTCCACTTATCCGTTACCGCACACGTGACCTAACGAAAATTAACTATACTCCTTGCCGCTGTGGAAGAACTCTTGCACGAATGCAGCGCGTGACAGGCAGAAGCGATGACATGCTTATTATTCGTGGTGTCAACGTCTTCCCTTCACAGATCGAATCCATTCTCATTGAAACAGATGGAGTGTCTCCACACTATCTGCTGGAAATTCATAGAGAAGGAAACCTTGATATTTTAACTGTTAAAGTTGAAATTGCAGGAACCTCTTTCTCTGATGAAATTAAAAATTTACAGTCCCTTGAAAGAAAGATACAAAGAAATATTAAAGAGTTCCTTGGCGTAACAGCTTATATTAAACTGGTTGAACCCAAATCTATTGAACGTTCAGTCGGTAAAGCCAAAAGAATTCTCGACCTTCGCAACCAGAACCAATAA
- the rsfS gene encoding ribosome silencing factor has protein sequence MKTKSKKFKEIETKDKLQLITEWLDEKQAIDVVAIDVTGICPISEIVMVVSAKGVRHAQSLADNTLEKLAAGNIEYLGMEGYQTGDWILLDLNDIIIHIFQEDNRGFYNVEGLWSEGKRVELDINR, from the coding sequence ATGAAAACTAAAAGTAAAAAATTCAAAGAGATTGAGACCAAGGACAAGCTTCAGCTTATTACAGAATGGCTGGATGAAAAGCAGGCAATAGATGTTGTCGCCATTGATGTAACAGGAATTTGTCCGATTTCAGAAATCGTGATGGTTGTTAGTGCTAAAGGTGTTCGTCATGCTCAGTCTCTGGCAGATAACACTCTTGAGAAGCTTGCAGCTGGGAACATTGAATATCTCGGAATGGAAGGCTATCAGACCGGAGATTGGATTCTTCTGGATTTGAACGATATTATCATTCATATTTTTCAGGAAGATAATCGCGGTTTTTATAATGTTGAAGGTTTATGGTCTGAAGGAAAAAGAGTAGAGTTGGATATTAACCGGTAG